AAGCCCAGGCCTTTGGGAATTGGATCTTGAGGAGCCTTCATGCCTGGgtccccaggggcctgggggctgggggtgggtgggagaacaGGCCTAGAGGAACCAGCTCCAACCCTTCCAGCCACTAGTCACCTGCAGACCGTGGAAGTCTCCAGCATTGATGAGGGCCTCGGGTGTGTCACTGAGGAAGTCTCCATCCACCACAGGCACGAAAGAGAAGCGGAAGACACTTTCCTGAGGCAGCACGTGCCACTCGTGGTCTACGAGGTCCTGAGCGGGCCTTGTCCTCAGGCAGGCAACCAGCTCTGTGTCATTGCCACCAGCACCCCCTGGGGGACAGCCTACGAGGCGGGCCAGCAGTGTGGCCCTGCGGCGGGCCTCTCCCACGCCCACCGTGGCCCAGGGGCCGTTGGGCGCACCGCTCTGCAGCACAGCCCTGTGGAAAAGGCCCCGGCTAGGAGGGGACAGCAAGTGCATGCCCACCGAGGCAGCACCGGCACTTTCCCCAAACAGAGTCACTGACGTTGGGTCGCCCCCGAAGGCGGCCACGTTCTCTTGCACCCACTGCAATGCCAGCCTCTGATCCAGTAGACCCACGTTGCCTGGGGCCTCCCGGCTCCCTGGCAGGGCCAAGAAGCCAAAGGCTCCCACCCGGTAGTTCATGGACACCAGCACGGTCCCCTCAGCCTGGGCCAGGAAGCGGCCGTCATACACGTCCAGGGAGGAGGCCCCGCTGTAGAAGCCACCCCCGTAGATCCAGACgaggacaggggtgggggacGCAGGCCGGGGGTATGGTGTCCACACATTGAGGTAGAGGCAGTCCTCACTCAGCTCACGGTTGGGGTTCCACATCTCGGTGCCCTCGAAGCCGGGGTACAAGGTGTCCACATATTGGTAGCAGACACTTTGGAAGGCTGTGGCGTCCAGCACCCCCGGCCAGGGCCGCTTGGGCTCCGGTGGCAGAAAGCGACGGGGGCCCACAGGTGGCTCTGCGAAGGGGATGCCCAGAAAAGCGGAGACAGGGCCCCCAGGGGCCATTAGGCGGATGCCCCGCAGCCGGCCCCCACGCACAGTCACCAGCAGCTCCGGGTCCTcagcctctgcccttcctcccaggaggaacaggaggaggagcaggattGGGGAAGCCAGGGAGGGCGTGTGCAGGGGACACCAGGGGGGCCTCATGGCTGCCAGGCCAGGCAGGCGTCTGCTGGgagacagaaaggcagagggtgaaggTCTGAGGCTGCCAGGAGCGAGGAGATTAGGTAACACTCTTGCCCAGGGGTTATCGTGGAGCTGCAGAGGAGGTGGGGCAGGTTGGGAGACTGGAGAAAAACGGAAGGAGGGAGTCAGGCCAAGACAAggacacaggcagacagagaagcaagagGGGACAGAGATCGGGCATACACACGACACCCAGACAGACCAACGGAGGCAACAGAGATGAGGCCTGCCAGGCTATCCCTTCTCTTGCCCCACTGAGCGCCCACCACCCTCACCTCCTTCCCCTAGCTGGGTGGACTGCGTTGGGCCCAGCCGGAGCAGCGCAGGCACCCGCACCAGAGGCCGCAATCCACACACAGGCCACCAGACAGGGGCGGGGCCCTCACTGACGGGAGGCGCTGATGGGGAGGCttgcggtggtggtggtggtggtggcctgAAGGCGCAGGCTCTCTTGAGTTGGCCAGGGTCGGGGGCGGCAGGGGGGGCCCTGGGGGCTGGATTGGGCATTCAAGGCTGTGGGAGCTACAGGTCTCGGGGTACCCCAAATCCTGCTTACTCCACACCCTgtcccaccctgccctgcccctcctcaTCCACTGTCTGGCACGGGGCGCTGGTACCCGTGGGTGCCGGTCAGCTGCGCACTCGTCTCGCCTAGCCTCAGCGATCAGGGTCGCCAGCCCCGGTCCCCCAGGACTGGAGTCCCCCATCCATCCGATGCTACGGGGCACGCTGCCGCCAGTGGGGGGCAGTAGAGACCGAGAAAAGAACGGCACTCCCCGCCCCGGGAGTCCGAGAGCCGGGAACTCGGGGCGGGGGTCTGGAGGCTCGCGGGCATTGCGGAGGGGTCTGAAGGGCGAACCGGGACGCCTGTGTTCTCGGAGCTCCGGAGATCCCCGGCTGCAGGGGCGAGGGCGCTATTTTGGGGCAGCAGCTGCTGTGGTTCCGGCATCTCCAGCCAAGGGATCAAAATTCCCCGGGTCGGAACTCCCCCCTCTCGCGGCGGTCACCTCTCACCCAGCCAACCCCCGCCGCCCTGaggctggggtggtggtggtggtgctggggaTTAACTAGGAAACCCGAGTGGGGCTAATTATAACTCGGGGCTTCCGCTGAGCCTCCCCTTTCCCCAAATAGAGACGGAGTCCCCGTGGGAGGGGGACGCCTGGGCCTCGGAGGGGGCTTCGGCTGAGCGCTGCGCAGGGGCGCTGGGGTTGCGGgatctgggtgggggggggggtagtcaGCCCGGCGCCAGCAACATGCGCAGCTCGGGTTCCGCCCCAAGGAGGGGGCGTCTTCCAGTGGCCCCACACTTGGGGGCGGGCGGGGGAAGGGGCGCTCGGGGGTCCCCCCCAGGAATTCGAGAGCAGAGGCGGCGGCCGGCCCTCCGGGGTGCGGGCTCCCGCGCGGACGACCGTAAGTATGCGGCGGCGAGGGAAGAGTTAAGGATGAGtgtggggcggcggggggcgtCGCTGGGCAGGCCCGGGGGCGCGGTGGGCGTCCCGCTTGGGGGGCCTGGATCCCTCCGGGAGCGCACATTTTCCCGGACGCGGAATGGGCCGCGGGCCGGGGGAGAGTCCCGGCCGGGGCGGGAGACTCACCTGAGGCGGCcgagccgggccgggccgggccgcgcCGGGAGCTGGAGGCGGCCGATGTTCCCCGGCGCTGGCTGAGCCGACTCTGACAGCCGCCGCCTCCGGCCCCCCGCACACACCCCCTCCGGGCCGCAcggcgcccccgcccgcccccgcccccgcccactgtctccgcccccgcccctccccgccttcCCGGGCTgccacctcccctccctctccctccctcggaGGCGAGACCCAGAGACCCCGGGGGCCCCGGACGGACTCCAGTGCCAGACGCCGACAGACGGACAGACACATAGTGACACGACGGAAAGACCTGCAGCGGCGGAGCAGACACCCACAGTGACAGACGGACAGAAGCCGCGGAGACAGACACGTAGACGGACAGTCGCAGCCAGTGACAGCTCCAGACAAACGGTGACCGACAGTCACAGACGGACGGACACACACTCGGACACACTGACAGCCTCGGTCGGGACTGGGAGTCGAATAAATGCACATCCTTGGCCACGACACAACGGGGGTGGCATGGGAGGACCCGCACGTGAAAGTGTGGCTGAGGACCCCTCT
The sequence above is a segment of the Mustela lutreola isolate mMusLut2 chromosome 17, mMusLut2.pri, whole genome shotgun sequence genome. Coding sequences within it:
- the ACHE gene encoding acetylcholinesterase isoform X2; amino-acid sequence: MRPPWCPLHTPSLASPILLLLLFLLGGRAEAEDPELLVTVRGGRLRGIRLMAPGGPVSAFLGIPFAEPPVGPRRFLPPEPKRPWPGVLDATAFQSVCYQYVDTLYPGFEGTEMWNPNRELSEDCLYLNVWTPYPRPASPTPVLVWIYGGGFYSGASSLDVYDGRFLAQAEGTVLVSMNYRVGAFGFLALPGSREAPGNVGLLDQRLALQWVQENVAAFGGDPTSVTLFGESAGAASVGMHLLSPPSRGLFHRAVLQSGAPNGPWATVGVGEARRRATLLARLVGCPPGGAGGNDTELVACLRTRPAQDLVDHEWHVLPQESVFRFSFVPVVDGDFLSDTPEALINAGDFHGLQVLVGVVKDEGSYFLVYGAPGFSKDNESLISRAQFLAGVRVGVPQASDLAAEAVVLHYTDWLHPEDPARLREAMSDVVGDHNVVCPVAQLAGRLAAQGARVYAYIFEHRASTLSWPLWMGVPHGYEIEFIFGLPLEPSLNYTAEERTFAQRLMRYWANFARTGDPNDPRDPKVPQWPPYTAGAQQYVSLNLRPLEVRRGLRAQACAFWNRFLPKLLSATDTLDEAERQWKAEFHRWSSYMVHWKNQFDHYSKQDRCSDL
- the ACHE gene encoding acetylcholinesterase isoform X1 produces the protein MRPPWCPLHTPSLASPILLLLLFLLGGRAEAEDPELLVTVRGGRLRGIRLMAPGGPVSAFLGIPFAEPPVGPRRFLPPEPKRPWPGVLDATAFQSVCYQYVDTLYPGFEGTEMWNPNRELSEDCLYLNVWTPYPRPASPTPVLVWIYGGGFYSGASSLDVYDGRFLAQAEGTVLVSMNYRVGAFGFLALPGSREAPGNVGLLDQRLALQWVQENVAAFGGDPTSVTLFGESAGAASVGMHLLSPPSRGLFHRAVLQSGAPNGPWATVGVGEARRRATLLARLVGCPPGGAGGNDTELVACLRTRPAQDLVDHEWHVLPQESVFRFSFVPVVDGDFLSDTPEALINAGDFHGLQVLVGVVKDEGSYFLVYGAPGFSKDNESLISRAQFLAGVRVGVPQASDLAAEAVVLHYTDWLHPEDPARLREAMSDVVGDHNVVCPVAQLAGRLAAQGARVYAYIFEHRASTLSWPLWMGVPHGYEIEFIFGLPLEPSLNYTAEERTFAQRLMRYWANFARTGDPNDPRDPKVPQWPPYTAGAQQYVSLNLRPLEVRRGLRAQACAFWNRFLPKLLSATASKAPSTCSGPAHGEAAPRPRPGLPLPLLLLLFLHLSRLLRL